The following coding sequences lie in one Spinacia oleracea cultivar Varoflay chromosome 1, BTI_SOV_V1, whole genome shotgun sequence genomic window:
- the LOC110799753 gene encoding GCN5-related N-acetyltransferase 8 has product MAAVEPPPPPTPTPEPNMNLHSDHLKSTPLYTRIRLATQTDVPFIHKLIHQMAVFEKLTHLFEATESSLSSTLFTNAPPFQSFTVFLLEVSPTPLSLHHLPTASLFQPIHKTVHIPLSHLISDAEEPLFHTAEGATVAGFVLFFPNYSSFLAKPGFYVEDVFVRECYRRQGFGGLLMKAVANQAVKLGYGRVEWCVLDWNVNAIRFYEKIGADVMQEWRICRLTGDSLLSYGQPNY; this is encoded by the coding sequence ATGGCGGCCGTAGAACCACCACCTCCACCCACTCCAACACCGGAACCCAACATGAACCTCCACTCAGACCACCTCAAATCCACCCCTCTCTACACCCGCATCCGCCTCGCCACCCAAACTGATGTCCCTTTCATCCACAAACTCATCCATCAAATGGCCGTCTTCGAGAAGCTCACCCACCTCTTCGAAGCCACCgaatcttctctctcctccacccTCTTCACCAATGCCCCTCCTTTCCAATCTTTCACCGTCTTCCTTCTCGAAGTTTCCCCTactcctctctctctccacCACCTTCCCACTGCCTCCCTCTTCCAACCCATCCACAAAACCGTCCATATCCCTCTTTCCCATCTCATTTCCGACGCTGAAGAGCCACTCTTCCACACCGCTGAAGGCGCCACCGTCGCCGGCTTCGTCCTCTTCTTCCCAAACTACTCGTCTTTTCTCGCGAAACCCGGGTTTTACGTGGAGGATGTGTTCGTCAGAGAGTGTTACCGTAGGCAGGGTTTTGGTGGTTTGCTGATGAAGGCGGTGGCGAATCAGGCTGTGAAGTTAGGGTATGGGAGAGTTGAGTGGTGTGTGCTTGATTGGAATGTGAATGCCATTCGGTTTTATGAGAAGATTGGAGCTGATGTTATGCAGGAATGGCGGATTTGCCGACTTACTGGCGACTCCCTACTTTCTTATGGCCAGCCTAATTACTAG
- the LOC130465442 gene encoding uncharacterized protein, with protein sequence MNAPKEPKVKPLAIDAYDGTSDPDVHLLAYRHHMYVQGTTDATWCKYFPSTLKGVASKWFKKLPAGTINTYVELEMLFSARFMAYKEEKKTSMHLGQIPDLPDGVAFDNFFRGLKNGSFKFDLVKKSVRTMDDALDEAESFIHATEICSVPKESKGTEATDHPQCKDKSNKKTSRPNGTWAIEKKGYQTDRSQGQKRGRPYDKERFEYNTDMYTILLDVSARYEIDRPFPMKSPVETRDSSLYCKFHCDVGHETKDCKSLRRALDGLAAKGFLKSYLSTSTGGSGKKFYKKSKSPPYRRDDNDTDPEIVAVISGSLAAGGPTIRCQKDYASRLGQVMLSGKAPIDHFPKVEICESDRGKIVTPHDDPLVIELKVANLKVRHILVDTGSSSDIISTACLSRLEHDPKTIEKIQYPIIGFGGGVIHPQGIITLPLRVGGRHQRKNLNVRFLIVKDLTAYNIIMGRPTLNQAKAVVVTHLMLMN encoded by the exons ATGAATGCTCCCAAGGAGCCTAAAGTAAAACCACTTGCTATTGACGCCTATGATGGCACGTCTGATCCTGATGTACACCTCTTGGCCTATCGGCATCATATGTATGTCCAAGGGACTACTGATGCAacctggtgcaaatacttcccgtcCACTCTGAAAGGGGTTGCCTCCAAATGGTTCAAGAAGTTGCCTGCGGGAACGATCAACACATATGTCGAATTGGAGATGTTATTTTCAGCAAGATTTATGGCTTataaagaagagaaaaagacgagcatgcatttgg gacaGATTCCAGACCTGCCTGACGGGGTGGCGTTTGATAATTTCTTTAGGGGACTTAAGAATGGGTCCTTTAAGTTCGATTTGGTGAAGAAAAGTGTGAGAACTATGGACGACGCTCTGGATGAGGCCGAGTCCTTTATCCATGCCACTGAAATCTGCTCCGTCCCCAAAGAGTCTAAGGGAACGGAGGCCACAGATCATCCTCAGTGCAAGGATAAGTCAAACAAAAAGACCAGCCGTCCGAATGGGACATGGGCCATTGAAAAGAAAGGATATCAGACAGACCGCTCCCAAGGGCAGAAGAGAGGACGGCCCTATGACAAAGAAAGGTTTGAATACAACACTGACATGTATACGATATTGCTAGATGTCAGTGCTAGGTATGAGATAGATCGACCGTTCCCCATGAAGTCGCCGGTGGAAACCCGGGACAGCTCGCTTTACTGTAAGTTCCATTGTGATGTGGGACATGAAACAAAAGATTGCAAATCCCTACGAAGGGCTCTCGATGGACTAGCCGCTAAAGGGTTCCTGAAATCCTATCTCAGCACAAGCACAGGGGGAAGTGGTAAAAAGTTCTACAAGAAAAGCAAGTCACCGCCATACCGACGTGATGACAACGACACTGACCCAGAAATTGTAGCCGTCATCTCAGGAAGTCTAGCCGCTGGGGGCCCAACAATAAGATGTCAAAAAGACTATGCAAGCCGGTTGGGACAGGTCATGTTGTCTGGAAAAGCCCCAATTGACCATTTCCCTAAAGTAGAGATTTGTGAATCTGACAGGGGCAAGATCGTCACTCCACATGACGACCCCTTGGTCATTGAATTGAAGGTCGCAAACCTCAAGGTAAGGCATATTTTAGTAGATACGGGGAGTTCGTCAGACATTATCAGCACAGCTTGTCTAAGCCGTCTTGAGCATGATCCAAAGACTATTGAAAAAATACAATATCCGATCATTGGATTCGGAGGCGGCGTAATTCATCCCCAGGGGATAATCACTCTGCCCCTACGAGTTGGAGGCCGGCATCAAAGAAAGAACTTGAACGTCCGCTTTCTAATTGTAAAAGACCTCACTGCTTACAATATCATAATGGGTCGTCCAACTTTGAATCAGGCCAAGGCAGTGGTCGTCACTCATCTTATGCTCATGAa ttga